Within Cucumis melo cultivar AY chromosome 4, USDA_Cmelo_AY_1.0, whole genome shotgun sequence, the genomic segment catgcttatgatgttatatTATGCTACCTGTTATCGTTAGGGTGtacagttagctttatctattagaatcgtacctacatgggtgtccctcgggatcaccacctttttatgattgtgtagttTGACGAGATCACCAGTCCActatgagatgatatgtatatgagtgaCTCGATGGGGTCATTCAcagcctgattgtcttagtgtttccttcgggttcactaaacatcagtttgtcctaggtgttcctttgtgTTCACCGAaaaccagttttgtcctaggtgttcctttgggttcaccaaagactagagatgtgttcctacgggatcactagattgcgCGTGTTtgagaacgtgccagtttaggggtactactTTATAGAACTCtaatagaaaataaacaaacatctattgagactagtagtaggtcctttactgaatatatttttatattcactctttaaaagtttaatttctttcaggcaaaggtagaggtagaggtagaggcaaactggcgaatgacaagaagtgaccgtggcgtgCCATAGGGAACGTTTTGCTTCCGTCGTTATGTTATTAGttttgatttcagtatttttGCATTTTCATTATTACTCTTTTAAAACAAGATAAGACCCgagctaggattttattttagagATTTGTTTTTACATACATCAGtctatttatgattttaatgagtatatgttttgattatgaaaattagttttattttatttttgttttaagaaagttttatttttcttttaagtagtaatgacctcagcttaatATAAAGAGTTGATCGttataattattcaatctccgTAACTTTTCTCAGTACATTATCGTTAACTGTTATCGTTAACTGTTATCCGGAAATGGAAGTCACCTTTTGTCAACTTAAGGAAATTGGTTGCCGGTATTTTGTGAAACAGTCGCTCTACTTACACGCATGTAACCGTTTTATTTGCTTCGCATCTACCTGTTATTGCCGGTTAgctgtttttttaattaatcttgAAATCCTTAAATAGAATAAccttaattttttcaaaaaaaaaaatatatatttttcatgttTTTATGAGTAAATTAACATTTTAACGTGAAAAATAATCGTAGAGCATCTAATTAGGGAAGAAAATGCAATTGGAAATATTAAAGAAATATTTAGTATTTTAAgctaaatatatatacattttactTTTAATTCACTCTTTTCTAATTTGGTTATGCTCCTTTTATAAGTTTTAATTTCACTTGTGGAttaactattttaaataaattacttACAACCAAGATATATAAAATTAATGATCATTTCATGTAacataatatttatattattattttacaattAGATGCTGGATTTCTCTATTACACATATATTATAAAAATGTTAAGTATATTACAAGGATAAATAATGTAagtatgaagatatttatattgaatgatgagaaaacattttctttactctaatgatattttttagttaaaaaatagaatatttgagagTATTCAAACCGTAGATCTCTTTGTTGCTAACACATTAAACATATTAATTAAGTAATATTTGTCTTAACAACCTGCCTTTAAGTAATTGGACCATATTCAAATTATAAAATACATACATCATTAGTTATATACTTTATTTGAATTTGGGGTTACACTATTCAATGAAATAGTTTTATTTATATACAAAAGAATATTTTgagataaataattaaataattggaAATTAAAATGTTGTCAAAGAACACTTAAAAggaagtgtatatatatatatatatatatatatattaaaatataaaaatgggAGGGTGGAAAATTTTGACTTTAGTTTAGAGGTGAAGTGGTAAGGCAATACAGTGGGTTATAGGAGATCTTAGGTAAGGTATAGGCTTCATTATCACTAGAGTTGCTAGGCGTTTCAAGTTTGTAAAATTTTCATGCATTATTTTTGCCCATTTCTCTCTCTCAATCTTGGTTGCAAAACTAACACTTTGCATACATactattataaaaataatagcTAACTTTACCAAATTTGAAATGTGAAATATAGTGGAAAATATGATGGAAGTGTGTAATACGTGGATTAGCAACCACAAAACTTGGAGTTGAAAATTACATGAGTACTCTCCACGAAACTCTATAACGATCTGATATTGTCTACCTTGAcataaatttcataacaataAAGGTAGTtgtctttatttatatatatatatttggtagTAAGGAAAAGAATTTTCACATGTCTCCACAATGGTGCAATATTATCTACTTTGAGTATAAAACTTTCATGGTTTTGCTTTTGTTGTCACTCCAAAATGTATCGGGATAAATGTCTTCATTTATATACACATGATCACTTCCTTCCCTAATTAATGTGGGATTTTGGTCgcatttcaataataaatttgtaTTATCGGTCTCAAGATCAAAAATTTGATTATCTTATTTTGACACAGCTTCAATTAAAAGGGTCATTAGTCAATaggatagtatatttttttaagcATCCATTATGGTTAATCGATTAAACCTTCTACCCTCTAAGAAGGAAGATGATATTAATAGTTATTGAGTTAAGTCCATATTATTGAATCCATGGTTCAAGTTGTTATTCTTAAGTTTCGCATACATCATTGAAACTTTGTCTAACGGCTTCGTGTGCCCCAAGGTTTAAGATGGTTGTACAGAAATCTTTCGCATAAATTATCCAAGTTTATTGAAAATAAgagaattaaatttaaatatttgaaagtatataaatcAAAATAGACAAGTCTCCAAAATTAAGGATAACATGTCAATTATCACTTAGTTAAAGTAATAAGAACATTTAAGTTAAGAAGTTGGTTATTACTGTCATAGTTATTCTAGTCGGATTACAATAGATTGTGTTTGGAaagtaaattattttagtttgagttatAATAATATGAGTTTGTGCTTCGTGGCgtaaacattttaattttaaaattaaatagttaatAGAACTATATAGTAGAGAATGAAAAAACAAGGAacgtaaaatagtaaaaatggtaatatatatattaatttaaacctTTCTAGCTTCTATACTTCTATTTAGGAAATGAATTAAAGTTttgaatttattatttattatagaATTACCTTttgttaatttatatatatagaaaaaattcaaaaaaatatttacgactagtgtaataaaaaataaaagttcataAAGCCACCTttgtattttcataaattttagatttgccTTTGAATATTGCGAGATGATTGATCTtcacttcttttcttcttcttctttgcgatttattcatctcctcttcctgattttctttctttagcGTTTGGAGTATAAGATCCAATCGTTTAAATCTCTCTATTTCATCTTCATTATCTTTGGACAGATGTTTTGAAGCTATTTCacaattattatttcaatattaTTCCTTATCTTCCTCGTATTATAGAAAatcaaaatcgtttaaatatcgTTTTAAAagatcaacacaatcgtttgTCATGATTAACATTATCGTTTATCATGactaacacgatcgtttatcatgaTTAACACGATCATATGATTATATGGTCAACACAATTGTTTACTATGGTCAATCCGATTGTTagatttttgaaattttttatgatTATTTACATTTGACTATGTGATTTATAATCAACACAATTATTTACCATGATCCACACGATcgttaaaattcaaatttaacgatcatttacattagACTACACGATCGCTTATCAATAACCAACACAATCACTTACtataatcaacacgatcgtttaccatgatTAACATGTTCGTTGACTATGGTTAACTCGATCGCTAAAAGTATATTATTTCACTGCACGATCATTTATCCTTGTAACATATCTTAAACGAGCGTGTGTAGTTAtggtaaatgattgtgtatcatGATCTAAACCATTGTTAACACTGtagtatatgatcgtttaaaaataagaTTACGTGTGCGTGTGACCAATTAATGACATATTGACagaggtatttttggtattgGCCCGTAGACTTTCtttccaattttaaaattattctctACGATGCAAATATTTTACTagtttactatatatatatttttaaaaaaaccctttaccttttaattaaaaattccAAAATAACAATAGCCATGCGTACAAAACAATAATATCAACCTATCCAAAATCatcctaaaaaaaattatattctacTCTATTCATCATTGTCTCTTATCTATATTATTCTCCTATGTAGAAGATGACGAGagtgtttgatttttttttttctttttctctttttgttgtCTAAAGCTAGATTCCTTTTtacaaaaaagagaagaaaataaaaggttagattatttttcttttatatatatatcaactcatttctacttcttttttaatatatttttcttctttcatgtTAGGATAgaaattaaagtaaaaaaaatgttttgtaGAGTGAACCAACTtatttattgatataaattatATGTGATAAATTATGATTGACTCGttaatttctatcattttaGTGATAAACATACTTATTTATTTGGATATATTATGACCTCATTGATAGAAAAaacatttttgttatatttataaatactttcaacaattttatcataaaaaacaattttcctacaaaattttgttttcttaatgcatatttattttaatttcaatctAACCAAACTCAAATCATATTCAACATAACATGATGTATAATTTAAGATAACAGTTCATGAGATTGTTTAAAAATAGTCATTTCAAGCCTAACTAAGTAGTTAAGCATCTATACTTAAATTTGATCCTCAAGAAATAATGTTCTccatttgaaaaagaaaatcaattatgaaaaatttcaaaatatagcATGCTCAGccaatatatttataaatataataaaatatagaaaGATAGACATCTATCActtattaaaaatagaaaatgatattttggtatatttgtaaatattaatattttgaagaatcgaataatttaaaacaatggtgttaattcaattattattattatttaaagagGGTAGACAAATTAGAATAAACTCACTATATAAAAATAATGCAAAAGTAGACAGTTACCATTATACCCTTGAAGCATCTAGTTTACTCCACCCATTCCCTTGACCTTGAGTTTGAGCTTGAAGAACCACATTTTCGTGTCTATATAAACCCActatgcttctttttttcctcccCACATCCAAATTCCAACCATCGTTTctaaacacacacacacatacaccCTTCTCTTAATTactcttcttctctcttttgtttttttacaaCATCATGCCTGAAGAAACTCCTCAAAAGTCCTCATTTCTCTCCACTACTGAATACTACAAACTGTTAGAGAAAAACAAGAAGACTCTTCAATTCATTGAAGATGTCACTACCAACGCCGACCAAGTCCAGCGTCGGGTCCTCACCGAGATCCTCTCCCGCAATGCCGGCGTTGAGTACCTCCGTCGACACGGGCTCGGTGGCGCCACCGACTGTAAGACCTTCAAAAATACCCTTCCTCTTATCTCCTACGAGGATATTCAACCTGATATCAACCGTATTGCCAATGGGGACACCTCTCCCATCCTCTGTTCCTCTCCCATTTCTGAGTTTCTCACAAGGTGGGTCTCTCTAATTTTATATATCTTCCCCCTCTTTTTATTTCACCCTTTTCTCTAATGGGTCTCTGTTTTCTCGTTTCTTTTCTCCTTCATATAGGATGAAAAAACGCTAAATTTACCGTAAACTCATCCACTTGAAcgattttattttcaaatttaagtaAACGTCATCTCTATCCTCAACTTGTTTGAGTTTCCTTAAACTCGTAACTTTAAAGGTCCTGGTAAACATCATCTGGTTAGCCGGAATCCAtcaacttatttatttatttttttggaaatCTTTTCAACTTAATCTTTTGGAATCGACAGTAATTTCAACACAAACCCATAAGTGATGTCATGTTGAAATCAGCAATAATATCATTAGTTAGCCGAAATATCCATGCGGTCAAACAATTGGGTAAATGTCACATGACTACTAAAACCTATTGGCTCGAAGGACAATTATATTTAACATGGTAACAAGTATGATTTTTTTCCTAAAACCTATCAACCAAACAATAATTACAATACAAATCCAAAAGAAGAGGTGTGTCGGTTATAGCGAAACTGCTAAAAGAGATTATTTATTCAaagaaaatagttttaaatGAAAGGTTTTGAgtttatagatgatactaaatTTTGTGGAATGGTTCGTGTCCAGCTCGGGGACATCAGGGGGAGAGAGAAAGCTAATGCCAACAATAGAAGAAGAGCTAGAAAGAAGATCATCACTCTACAGTTTACTAATGCCAGTAATGAGCCAATTCATAGAAGGTTTAGAAAAAGGGAAAGGAATGTACTTTCTGTTCATAAAATCAGAATCCAAAACCCCAAGTGGACTACTCGCTCGACCAGTACTAACAAGCTATTACAAAAGCCCCCATTTCAAGAACCGCCCATTCGACCCATACACCAACTACACAAGCCCAAACGAAGCCATCCTCTGTTCCGACTCATACCAAAGCATGTACGCCCAGCTCCTGTGCGGCCTCCTCCACCGCACTGACGTCCTCCGTGTTGGAGCTGTCTTCGCCTCCGGCTTCATCCGAGCCATCCGGTTCCTAGAAAAGCACTACACATTGCTCTGCCACGACATTCGAACCGGGACTCTGAACTCGGAGATTACGGATCAGGGGATTCGGGAATCGGTGAGGAAGATTCTGAAGGCAGATGGGAAATTGGCGGATTTTGTGGAAGGGGAATGTGGGAAGAAATGTTGGGGAGGGATTATAAGTAGGATATGGCCGAATACAAAGTACGTGGATGTGATTGTAACGGGGACAATGTCGCAGTATATCGGGACATTGGATTATTATAGTAATGGGTTGCCAATTGTTTGCACAATGTATGCTTCGTCGGAGTGTTATTTTGGAGTGAATTTGAAGCCGATGTGTAAACCAGGGGAAGTGGCATATACGCTTATACCAACGATGGCGtattttgagtttcttcctGTGAATAGAAGTAAAGAGAAGGAGTTGGAGAAGGAGCTTGTGGATCTCGTTGATGTTAAGCTTGGTCATGAGTATGAGCTTGTTGTTACCACCTATTCAGGttcgtaattttttttttttttcaattttaattttaagatttgTTTGTCAAAATCAAATCTAGGAGGAAAGGGAGAAAGAGAGCTGGTGTtccataaattttaattttgtgtttatgAAGTTAAAACATACAAATATTTATTCAACATAAACAAAATTTAGTAAAATGTTTGCATGAttcttttaatcattttttagtAAAGAAACTTTTCAATTAATTCTTTGCTAAAtttcatatttgaaaatagatactttttttaaaagaacttTTTAGGATTTTGAAACATGTATGAGAAGTGGgtaaatttctttattttaactACTTAGATCCAAAACCAATTAGGTAACCAAAGTCTAATTTAGTaaacataaaactaaaaaccaagTTGTTATCAAACATGAgtctaaataatataataagaaCTTTGTTTTGAGCTTTTGAAAATTTAGCTTATAAATAATTTCTCTCTTAATTTATGTATTATCTCACGGGTTCAAAAGCATACATTATAGCACATGATATTGTTTGTATGATTAAAGTTTTTCTGTTATTTACCTTCAGGATTGTATAGGTATAGAGTGGGAGATATACTAAGAGTGGCAGGGTTCAAGAACAATGCACCACAATTCAATTTCATATGCAGAAAAAATGTTGCTTTAAGCATAGATTCAGACAAAACAGACGAGGTTGAATTGCAAAATGCTGTCAAAAATGCCTTAACCCATTTGATACCATTTGATGTCACTTTGAGTGAGTACACAAGCTGTGTTGACACTTCAAAGATCCCTGGCCATTATGTTCTCTATTGGGAGCTAACTCCAAACAATGAAATCAAATCAACCCCTATTCCACCCTCTGTCTTTGAGGATTGTTGCTTTGCTATTGAAGAGTCTCTTAATGCTGTGTACCGTCAAGGTCGGGTCTCCGACAAGTCCATTGGTCCTCTTGAGATCAAGATCGTCGAAACCGGGACATTCGACAAGCTCATGGACTATGCAATTAGCCTAGGAGCATCAATAAATCAGTATAAGACACCAAGATGTGTCAAGTATGAACCCATTATTCAACTATTGAATTCCAGGACCGTGTCAAATTATTTCAGCCCCAAATGCCCTAAATGGGTTCCAAAGCAATGGACTTGAAAATGgaaatttcaatattggattgtTGTATCAATAGGGAATATTTAATCACCCTAGAGATTTtaatggttttctttttcttgcatCCTTTCTGGAATTTTAGGCTAATTTGAAGTTAATAGACAATGTACAAAAGTAGATCCTCTGTTGTTCAACAAATTAAagtaatcttttttttttttttttttttttttttaatttctttcctCTTTCCCTTTACTTTTATGATCCTGTAagagtttcttttttctttctttgggtAGTGTATAACAATGGATCAAAAAATATCACTATAGTTGAAAAGCTAGTATGTCATGTCGAATAATGCAAGTTGAAGAATATATAACACATTTAATATGTAGTCTAGCATAGTATCATAACATGTAAACTTTAACatcaaattatattaaaaattcaGAAGAAGTGAGTGAAACCTATATTTGAATAGTCAATATTTGTAAAATCTATGCATGTAGAAGTGGGTGAAAACAAATCTGAACTTGTAGAGTctgtttaatttatatatttgttatttGTAAATATTCACAAGTAGGTTATATGAACCATCAAAATTATGGATGACGAAATTGGTAGTCAAGAACAAGAAAATTTCTACATATTAAAATAGTGAGACTACACCAACCTATATGAAGAACTTAATTTAGATTCATTTGAATGGGTTATTGCAAATATAAAATGCAGTACAGCAAAATGAGTTTTTTATGACACAAGAGGAAGTCAAAACCAAAGAGAGGAAAGTGAAATAAGATCATAAAAGTAAAACCAAAAAAACTTTTTCCATTTTAGAAAAACAGTATGCATCGACTAAGAGAACAATGCTAGATCAAATGTTAAATCAAATGTTAAAGCAAGATAAAACAATAAGGTAAAGACAAGGTAAAGTAGTAATAATACACTACATTTGGTAACTTAATTAGTTCGGTGTAATAATACACCTACGTTTAAGGTGTTGCACCTAATGAGAAGATAAGTTCACTAGAATATGAATTAATTACAAGCATACAATTTCTTACTAAGAGAGAAAGATTCGTTAGCAATGTCAAAATTTCACATATTATAATCAGCAATTGATTTCATCCTCCAAAATTTGTAAGGACTCAAATTGAGAAGTTAAAATTAGAGACAGGTGTTTAGAATTATTTTCTACATTTTCTTCACATATCCCATGCCAGATGGAGCACATGAATTGGTTCTATACCTCTCTCTCGCTTAATTATATTTTCGTTGATTTCTCAGTTAAAGGTTCTATTATTGCGACTTGCAACCTGAAGAAACAAGGTTACACGATAAAATGTGCTAACTTTGTCTCTAGGCGAGGATCATGATATAAAATGTACATATATCCTCACCATGCATTGCTACTTCTTCTAACTTTgcattgagtacaagttttcttcTCGCTTTGCTCAAGTGTAAGTGAAGTGAGAGGTTCCTGAGTAACCCAG encodes:
- the LOC103494980 gene encoding indole-3-acetic acid-amido synthetase GH3.6; the protein is MPEETPQKSSFLSTTEYYKLLEKNKKTLQFIEDVTTNADQVQRRVLTEILSRNAGVEYLRRHGLGGATDCKTFKNTLPLISYEDIQPDINRIANGDTSPILCSSPISEFLTSSGTSGGERKLMPTIEEELERRSSLYSLLMPVMSQFIEGLEKGKGMYFLFIKSESKTPSGLLARPVLTSYYKSPHFKNRPFDPYTNYTSPNEAILCSDSYQSMYAQLLCGLLHRTDVLRVGAVFASGFIRAIRFLEKHYTLLCHDIRTGTLNSEITDQGIRESVRKILKADGKLADFVEGECGKKCWGGIISRIWPNTKYVDVIVTGTMSQYIGTLDYYSNGLPIVCTMYASSECYFGVNLKPMCKPGEVAYTLIPTMAYFEFLPVNRSKEKELEKELVDLVDVKLGHEYELVVTTYSGLYRYRVGDILRVAGFKNNAPQFNFICRKNVALSIDSDKTDEVELQNAVKNALTHLIPFDVTLSEYTSCVDTSKIPGHYVLYWELTPNNEIKSTPIPPSVFEDCCFAIEESLNAVYRQGRVSDKSIGPLEIKIVETGTFDKLMDYAISLGASINQYKTPRCVKYEPIIQLLNSRTVSNYFSPKCPKWVPKQWT